The segment GCCAACAGCATAGCCAGACGCTATGAACTGACGGGTTTTGTGCGCAATACCGCTGACGGCAAGGTCGAGATATTTCTGCAGGGAGCGGAAGAAGATATCGACGACTGTATCGAGGATTTACAACAAACCTTTACGGTAAGGGATGTTCATATAGAACAGATTGAGCCGAATCCTTCTTATGAGGATTTCAGGATAACATTTTAACAACAGCCATGAAATCGGGTCCTAAAAAAAATCTTCTGCAAAGTTATAGAATGCTGCTGTCGCATCGATGGCACAGGCTGATTGTCATATTCATTATCTACCTGATAAAGGCAAGTCCGGCGTGGGCACTGCCTATAGTTACCGCCATAATGATAGACCTTGCCGCCGGAAGCGATCCTAAAAAAACGGAAAAACTTCTTTATTACTTTATTTCTATGGTCGTTTTAACTCTTCAGAATATTCCCACCCATGTCATATATTCGAGAATGCTAAGCGATGTAATGCGCGGCATAAGTCTTTATTTGCGAAAAGAACTTTGCCGGCAGCTCCAGCGTCTGAGCCTTTTGTATCACCACAAATCGAGCATAGGCAAACTCCAGTCGAAAATTATCAGGGATATCGAGATTGTCGAACAAACGCCGCGTATTTTCGCCGAACAATTATTCGGTTTCGTATGCCAGGTTACGATAGCCATTACGGCAATAGCCCTCCGCAAGCCGACGGCGCTGTGG is part of the Phycisphaerae bacterium genome and harbors:
- a CDS encoding acylphosphatase, with amino-acid sequence MPKETVRIILTVRKKAMSDVAKHIFFSGQVQGVGFRFTANSIARRYELTGFVRNTADGKVEIFLQGAEEDIDDCIEDLQQTFTVRDVHIEQIEPNPSYEDFRITF